The Pirellulales bacterium genome includes a window with the following:
- a CDS encoding winged helix-turn-helix domain-containing protein: RRVFVGQREIHLTPLEYKLLTVMVQHAGKVLTHRFLLKEVWGPGQVGEVHYLRVFMAGLRRKLETDPAQPRYLLTEQGVGYRLADT, from the coding sequence CGCGGCGGGTGTTTGTCGGCCAGCGAGAGATTCACCTCACTCCCTTGGAATACAAGCTGCTCACCGTCATGGTCCAACACGCCGGCAAGGTGTTGACGCACCGCTTCTTGCTCAAGGAAGTTTGGGGACCGGGCCAGGTGGGCGAAGTGCATTACCTGCGGGTGTTCATGGCCGGGCTGCGGCGCAAATTGGAGACCGACCCGGCCCAGCCCCGCTATTTGCTCACGGAGCAAGGAGTGGGATATCGCCTGGCGGATACGTAG